From one Lolium rigidum isolate FL_2022 chromosome 4, APGP_CSIRO_Lrig_0.1, whole genome shotgun sequence genomic stretch:
- the LOC124649662 gene encoding uncharacterized protein LOC124649662 — protein MMCSSEKKAAMPSSKRLKAALPVRRATVAEDIMTEVLLRLPIKSIVRFRAVCRSWATLLSSEEFCRLHRAITRAAGVPLKLLHFSPTAMFRTMTAYSCSLAQGPRDDELLFTLDYARGKWVEVLTPASCHGLTLLYDALAKAYYICNAATRAVTRLPHSATVAPHRISTGLGFDAHTREHKVVRLINGAHRSPEQDTIRCEVYTPGGSHGDCWRPAAGGVPFGLRRFTDSAVCNAVEQRLAPVFAKGFLHWLIQPYLLFKRPRGAIVYFSVMEETFRCVQSPPFLSPDFGQNPPFSAPGFDLPFAHQAPPAGHLVEMDNQLCLVRDRRSNPHGSTMEIWRLLEYSSGNWSLDHRIDLSGHAMGRELREPQTVRVIGFIDSGRSGKKLIITTCKHKVHEKFEKKVHTYDLSSHDLETILSVTETSPLVYEFIYDKPLPSRFGLFEDCLTPIHKTDEEIALSSTLSKAVKQILLRLPAKSVEQSKLICKQWLGLIKSESFMRSYFEHKNTGRRPKLMLVGKGTGQSAFCFAPLDTWLSDASNHCALLDTKVVCSKPCHGMNLVSTSTNDYLYNPGTGFHRVYRNPGPQMYLALGSQRINAAEKHAFAVSGKNVGLTFDPLSREHVIVEIVYHQKNFHSRGYRSVCELRWCNSAELAHEYLVPLPPLPVNDMPPAYVGGVLYWMSDPRLGRSYERAIVSFDISTRLFDTIHCPSCITVWSKRSPCSAFVVELQGALCAVLADPVTNSLDVWRLERGRCIWGRAWVIRLEASPDYSLVTNVVVPLAVDPKDGGILLNTGRNLGVYDPLKQTIQSLYSQDQLPLATSAPYLGVPQRSKFTSSEDNSALDSEILPLVPMVYEESLACYPRVGLGRWLSFC, from the coding sequence CTGAAGGCCGCCCTACCCGTACGCAGGGCGACAGTTGCAGAGGACATCATGACGGAGGTGCTGCTGAGGCTTCCCATCAAATCCATTGTCCGCTTCCGGGCCGTCTGCCGCTCCTGGGCCACGCTGCTCTCCTCCGAGGAGTTCTGCAGACTCCACCGGGCGATCACCAGGGCTGCGGGGGTGCCACTGAAGCTTCTGCACTTCTCCCCCACCGCAATGTTCCGCACCATGACGGCGTACTCATGCTCGCTGGCGCAAGGCCCCAGAGACGACGAGCTTCTGTTCACCCTTGACTATGCCCGTGGGAAGTGGGTAGAAGTGTTGACACCTGCATCGTGCCATGGCCTCACCCTCCTGTATGATGCTCTTGCCAAGGCTTACTACATCTGCAATGCGGCCACACGGGCAGTGACGCGTCTGCCACATTCTGCCACGGTGGCGCCACACAGGATTAGTACCGGACTGGGATTTGATGCACACACAAGGGAGCACAAGGTGGTGAGGTTGATCAATGGGGCACACCGGTCCCCTGAGCAGGATACGATCAGGTGTGAGGTGTACACGCCTGGAGGAAGCCATGGGGATTGCTGGAGGCCGGCTGCCGGAGGGGTACCCTTTGGGTTGCGAAGATTTACAGACTCTGCCGTGTGTAACGCTGTCGAACAGAGGTTAGCTCCTGTGTTTGCGAAAGGGTTCCTGCACTGGTTGATTCAGCCTTACCTTCTCTTCAAACGGCCAAGAGGGGCCATCGTATACTTTTCTGTCATGGAGGAGACATTCAGATGTGTCCAATCACCTCCCTTCCTGTCACCAGATTTTGGGCAAAATCCTCCATTCTCAGCACCGGGATTCGACCTGCCATTTGCTCACCAGGCACCACCAGCGGGGCACCTAGTGGAGATGGATAACCAGCTATGTCTGGTCCGAGACCGTCGCAGTAACCCTCATGGTAGCACTATGGAGATTTGGAGACTGCTGGAATATAGCTCTGGCAACTGGTCGCTAGATCACAGAATCGATTTATCAGGGCACGCCATGGGGAGGGAATTACGCGAGCCACAGACCGTGAGAGTTATTGGTTTTATTGACAGTGGCAGATCAGGGAAGAAGTTAATCATCACTACTTGCAAGCACAAGGTTCACGAGAAGTTTGAAAAAAAGGTTCACACTTACGACCTCAGTTCTCATGATCTGGAGACCATTCTTTCTGTCACTGAGACAAGCCCATTGGTGTATGAATTTATCTATGATAAACCACTTCCTTCAAGATTTGGTTTATTTGAAGACTGCCTTACTCCAATACATAAAACAGATGAAGAGATAGCCTTGTCGTCTACCCTGTCTAAGGCGGTAAAACAGATCCTACTCCGCCTCCCAGCTAAATCAGTAGAACAGTCCAAATTGATCTGCAAGCAGTGGCTCGGGTTGATCAAGAGTGAAAGCTTCATGCGGTCATACTTTGAGCATAAGAATACAGGCAGAAGGCCAAAGCTCATGCTTGTGGGTAAGGGCACTGGACAATCAGCCTTCTGTTTTGCTCCCTTGGATACATGGCTTAGTGATGCTTCTAATCATTGTGCGTTGCTTGATACAAAGGTGGTTTGCTCCAAGCCTTGCCATGGGATGAACCTAGTGAGCACCTCTACAAATGACTATCTCTACAACCCAGGCACAGGTTTCCACAGGGTCTATCGTAACCCAGGACCGCAGATGTACCTAGCATTGGGAAGCCAAAGAATTAATGCGGCAGAAAAACATGCATTTGCAGTCAGCGGCAAGAATGTTGGCCTGACTTTCGACCCTTTGTCTCGTGAGCATGTTATTGTTGAAATCGTCTATCACCAGAAGAACTTCCATTCTCGTGGATATAGGTCGGTTTGCGAGCTGCGGTGGTGTAACTCCGCGGAACTTGCCCATGAATACTTGGTGCCGCTGCCGCCTCTGCCCGTGAATGACATGCCACCCGCCTATGTCGGAGGTGTGCTGTACTGGATGAGTGACCCAAGGCTGGGTCGGAGCTACGAACGAGCCATCGTCTCTTTCGATATCTCTACGAGACTGTTCGATACCATCCATTGCCCTTCGTGCATCACGGTATGGAGTAAGAGGAGCCCATGCAGTGCATTTGTGGTAGAGCTTCAGGGAGCATTATGCGCTGTTCTTGCAGATCCAGTGACAAACAGCTTAGACGTATGGAGGCTAGAGCGTGGGCGTTGCATATGGGGCAGAGCATGGGTGATTCGTTTGGAAGCGTCGCCTGACTATTCTCTTGTGACAAATGTTGTGGTGCCATTGGCTGTTGATCCCAAAGACGGGGGAATCCTGCTGAATACTGGCAGAAACCTAGGTGTCTATGATCCGCTCAAGCAAACAATTCAGAGTCTGTATTCACAAGATCAGTTACCGCTTGCCACAAGTGCGCCATACCTAGGAGTCCCTCAACGATCCAAGTTTACTTCATCGGAGGATAATTCAGCATTGGACAGCGAGATTCTGCCGCTTGTTCCTATGGTGTATGAGGAGAGCTTGGCTTGTTATCCCCGTGTGGGCCTAGGAAGATGGTTGTCATTCTGCTGA